A segment of the Sulfitobacter sp. DSM 110093 genome:
ATCTGACGACACGCAGCCACCGGCAGACGAGCCGTACCTCAACTTTAAACAAAATATCTTCATTCTGTCTGTGGTTGGAGTAATCTGCTGGATTGGCAATGTGATCGGTCCGGGTATGCCGCCGCTTGGCGCGGCTATCGGTATTCTGTTGCTCGTAGCCATCTCATTAGTGGGGCTTTTAATTGCTAGGTTCGTACCATTGCGACTACCTGCTGTGGCGTGGATTTCGTTATTGGCCATTCTCGTTTGCCTGCCCGGCATGCCAACGGCAGATTTTGTGCTCAGATGGACGAACGATGTGAACTTTATTGCACTGGGTACACCCTGCGTCGCCTATGCAGGACTGGCAATCGCCGAACATGAGGTGGCAATCGCCAAACGGTCAGGATGGAAAATCTTAATCGTGGCACTGTTGGTAATGATCGGGACCTTCCTTGGGTCAGCGATCATCGCACAGATGTTTTTATAGAGCCAAAGCAGCAGTCAAACGCCATGGGCAAACCGGTAGGACCGGCGACGCCCCCTGCGAATTAGACCAAGCCGTGAGATTAAAGGAGCGACCGGATGGCCATTAAACAAACTATGATCAGCACGAGCATCGATTTGGATAAAGATGGGCGCCATGTCGGGCACTTGAAGTTGCCAAATTCCGTACATCGTTCAGCCTATGGGCACATCCCAATTCCTATTGCTACGATTAAGAACGGCGAAGGGCCGACAGTCTTACTTACTGGAGGTGTACATGGTGATGAATATGAGGGGCCTATCGCGCTTACACGCTTGGTCCGTGAGGTTGAGGCTAAGCAAGTTGCCGGCCGCATCATTGTTGTACCCATGTTGAACCAACCGGCCTTTGCGGCAGGGACACGCACGTCTCCGATTGACGATATTAACCTGAATCGCACCTTTCCAGGTCGCCCTGATGGCACCGCAACCGAAATGATTGCCCACTATGTAGTAAGCGAATTGCTTCCTCGCGCAGACTACATGATCGACCTACACGCTGGTGGCAGCTCGCTACAATACGTTCCCACGCTGCTCGCGCCCCGCTGGGACGATTCAGCAGCAACAGACCGAACTGAAGACTTGGTTCAGGCATTCGGCGCAGAGAAGGTAATCTACTTCGACTCGATCAGAGCCTTAAGTGGAGAAGATCGGGTCATGGGAAACCATGCCCATCAAAATGGCGTCGAATTTCTCACGGGCGAATTTGGTGGTGGAGCGAGTGTTAATCTTGGCGGTTTGGCAATGGTGGAACGCGGTATTCGCGGAGTACTCTCCCATCTTGGTGTCTTGAAAGTAGACTTGCCCCCAGCCCCCCAAAGCCGAAAGTTTGTGATGGACGCTCCCGGGCTCTATGCATTTGCTGATCGTGCAGGTTTCTTTGAACCTCAATACGTTCTGGGTGAAACTGTAGAGGCGGGAGCGATCGCGGGCCTAATCCATAATATTGATGCGCCTTGGGACGATCCAGTACCAGTTCATTTTCAAGCTGGTGGCGTCGCGATTTGCATCCGTACACATGCTTTGGTGGAAGCTGGCGATTGTTTGGGCCATCTTGCAACTGAACTGTGAGAACTTCTCAACAGGCCGATGTTAAATCAGGCATATCGTGAAGAGCAGATACATTGCCCTAGTAACCCTAGAATATTAGATGCTGAGCGCGATTACACACACCCGCCTTCGCCGAGACCGAGTGGGCGGCAAATAGACCATCTATCTCGATATAGTGAAGCGCTGGTCACGAAATGAACCCCTCGGTTGACGGAGAAGCATGCCTGAAGGGTAACGTTTTTCGGATGCCATTTAGACGTATATTTGGCCCACAGTTACCAGCACAACTTACAGTGTATATCATCAGGAAAGAAAATTCTTAATAGGGCTGTTCTCAAAGTCTTTTAATGCCGCGCCAAGCGCGTCCTCCTCCGTTGGAAACAGTTCATCCCAAACAAAGCTGGTCCCTTTGGCATTGACTATTTCGAGGGACCATTGGGTATCTTCCCCACGATAAATCTGTATTTCGAAGCGATTGCCTTCCACCACGACTGCCTGGCTCAGCGGGCTACAGATAATCTCGAAGTGGGTCACCGGAGCATCCTCAAGGCAAAATTGGACCGCCGACCTCGCCTTAGATAGCCGAAGGAGCGTGCGTCATAGGCCTTATATGGCGTACCCCACAAAAAGCAGCACAGACAAAAAAGCCACGACTCCAGCGATATATAATCGTAAAATCTTCATGTAGTCACCTCTATATGAGAGGAGATAGTTAACTTGTAACGAATTGACCATAGGCAACCTAGAGGTTAACTCAACAAAAAGTTTTTAAACCTAAGCGTGCGCCCAAAGATTCAGCACTTGCTCCGGTTGGTCAGAAGAAAAGACCATGGCCTACGCACTCTTGAACGGCTGTGGGAAGTTCGATCAAGCTTCTACGTTCAAGCGGTCAATACGCGTGTCTGGAAGCTCGTTTTCATCTCGAATGGCGAAGTAACGCTGAAAGAAAAGCTGGCCTCGGAAAGGCTCAAAATTGAGTACCCCCCCAACATCGGAAGGTGTGGCTGTACACAGCCGCATCACACCTTCCTTCTAGTTATCGGATAAGTGGGTTGCACCCTGTTATCCGATAACAAATAGTTGAAATGGCATATCTTCAGGGGCTTGGGCTTATTCAAAGGGTCAAATGCTTTGGCTTCATTTACATAGTTCTTAAAGGAAATATTATGCTTCGCACCCTTCGCAACACAGCAATCATGTTCTGTGCAATCACTGCGACATCAGCTTCAGCAGAGCCAGCTGGTCCTTTGGCACTCGGCTTGGGTGCAATCATTGCTGTCGGAGCGGTCCATTCCGGCGCGCCAGAATCATCGCCCGAAGCCCCCGCACGCGCTACGATTGACGTTACGCATTCGCAAACTGAAGAGAAGAAAGCTCAGGCCAAGGGTCAGGGTTTCACGCCGGTCGCAGGTGCCGCTCTCGGGATTGCAGCTCGACCTGAAGACTAAACACCTCAGATCACAGGCCCGGGTTTCACGCCGGTCGCAGACGCAGCATTCATTAAGAATGAAAAATGAGAAGCTGGCGGCATAAATCTTCTATAGCTATCGCCCGTTGTACAATCGAAGCTCTGGCAGCAGCCGTTCGCCGCATGTGTGCAAATGGCTGCTTTGTCCGCACTGAGTGATTTCATGCGCAGCGCAGCGAATGGCGGCTTCCACAAACGCAGGTTTGTGAAACGGATGTAAAATAGGCTCTCAGATAGCGAAGTCGTGCATCTCAGTTCGTGTCTCAATGTAAATTCCGCAAAGGGTGTCAGCGTCAGGGAAAAATATTCCTTAACGTAGGATTTTGCACTGAGCCGGAGCAGACCCCTCAATACGTCATATGCTTGAGCGAAGTGGCACGGACTTGTCGGATTTGTCGGAAAATATAGCAAAAATTCCGACAAATCCGACACTTTGAAACACGTAGGGCATATTTTAAATATGCCAGCCCCGAAGCTGCAGGCAAGGTCTAACTTCTAGAAGACTTTTCGATCAAACGTCATTACGGCAACAACCTGATGAAGCTGCGACGCAATGTTCCATGCTGCTTACGAATTACAGGAAAAGAATAGCTATGATGCCATATGTCGTGCCGCTTCCTCCCCATCGCTCGGCAAAATTGCGGCGGCCTACCTTGTCAAAAAAGGCATGGTGGCGCGGATCCGGTGGGAAGACCCGCGCCTTTTCCTTCTGTCTTTGAAAACTGGGCTGCGACAGAAGAAATAACTGGATTTAGGGATCAACTTTGTTCCCGGAGGTATTCACGTTTTTGAGGCCTTCAGCAACAACATCCGCAAAAGTTGAAACCATCGCAACATAAAAATCTGTCTCCGAAGGCGGCACATTTACATAGCCTTCTGGAGCGACTGCGTCACCACTATAGGCAGAAATATTGACTGCAAAGCTCAGTCCAGAGCTTTCCCCGGTGGGGCTCGTTACATCAACAACACCCTCTAACTCATTGAATTCTCGAGTTTCTGGAAGCATCACTGATCCGTTCAATGCGATCTTACGAATATCGACCCTTATTTGCGGGTCTGCGCCGTCACTGCTCAATGGGACACGTTGAGCAATCTCAGACCTCAAGTCTTCCTCTAGATCAGGGTAAAAGGTCAGTGCATTGCTGTCCGCCATTGAAGCGACAGAAGATTCCACATCAATCTTGGAAATGCGAACGTCCTCTGAGCCAAGAACAGCTGTGCTCAGCGCGAGCGTGCTAACGCCGGCCGCCAAGGCAAGGGTTTTGAGGTGAGCGAACATAGTAAATCCCTAACTTGCAAACACTGCGACTAGCCCTTCTGGCCGCATGAGGTATTGTTCAATGAACCCCAAAGCACCTAGGAAGTTCCCCCGTCGAGTGCTGAACGGCCGCATAAGCACTCGGTTTGAGAGTTTTGACCTTCAAATCCTCTGCGTTTGCATCACAAAAGAAGAGCCCGGTTATTTAACTGAGAGAAAGTGCTGAAACAGTTGTTTCAAACCGCTTTCGAGGGAAATTTTTGGGGCAAACCCAATTTCCTCAAAAGCCCGCTGATTGCGCAATTCTGAAATCCCCCGTCCGCTTTGAGTAGAAGGTGCACAGGTGACCGCTATGCCTGGCTGAATCTGCATAACTATCTCTGCGACATCTGACATCTCGATTGCAGGTCCAGCCGTAATATTAAGTATCTTTGAGCGAGGCGCTTTTGCTTCCGCGGCACGCAAAAGGCCATCCACAGCATCCGTAATATGGAGGTAATGAGTATATGCGTTCGCAGGCGTAAGCAGTTCAAACCTGTGATCTGAATGCGCTGCGCGCGCCAATTTCTCAAGCGTCGTAGGCGTTTGTCGCCCCGGCCCATATATCCATGACAGCCGCAATGCGACAGCATCTACTCCATGCTCTTTGACGTAGCCCAGCATCGCTTGCTCGCCTGCTACCTTGCTGGCACCGTAGATTGTATGAGTGGCAAGCTGAGAGGCTTCGTCGACAGAACCTGACAGTTCACCGTATACTTCACTGGTGGAGCATATGATGACACGTCCCACTCTATGGCGGCGGGCTGCCTCAAGAACAGAGGCGGTGCCTCCAGCATTGATTTTCCATATATCCAAGGGCCGCTCGGGCATTACC
Coding sequences within it:
- a CDS encoding succinylglutamate desuccinylase/aspartoacylase family protein, producing the protein MAIKQTMISTSIDLDKDGRHVGHLKLPNSVHRSAYGHIPIPIATIKNGEGPTVLLTGGVHGDEYEGPIALTRLVREVEAKQVAGRIIVVPMLNQPAFAAGTRTSPIDDINLNRTFPGRPDGTATEMIAHYVVSELLPRADYMIDLHAGGSSLQYVPTLLAPRWDDSAATDRTEDLVQAFGAEKVIYFDSIRALSGEDRVMGNHAHQNGVEFLTGEFGGGASVNLGGLAMVERGIRGVLSHLGVLKVDLPPAPQSRKFVMDAPGLYAFADRAGFFEPQYVLGETVEAGAIAGLIHNIDAPWDDPVPVHFQAGGVAICIRTHALVEAGDCLGHLATEL
- a CDS encoding NAD(P)-dependent oxidoreductase; the protein is MGQKNQFPAGRKLGRVLVTGAGGFLGAAVVSALRTRGVDVVATDVGSVVCQRSDIMQCEVTNSEQVDLVVRQGEFDTILHCGAVSGPMVMPERPLDIWKINAGGTASVLEAARRHRVGRVIICSTSEVYGELSGSVDEASQLATHTIYGASKVAGEQAMLGYVKEHGVDAVALRLSWIYGPGRQTPTTLEKLARAAHSDHRFELLTPANAYTHYLHITDAVDGLLRAAEAKAPRSKILNITAGPAIEMSDVAEIVMQIQPGIAVTCAPSTQSGRGISELRNQRAFEEIGFAPKISLESGLKQLFQHFLSVK